The Xylanivirga thermophila genome includes the window GAGTAGATAATTCACTATTAAAACAGGCTTCAGGAGTCATTCAGTTCCATCTTAGTCTTTTTTTCTATCAATGTCATGATGACCGGCTCACTGGTACGCTTGCCAACAACTGTATCTATCTCCCAATTACCAACGGTTTCTCTCCTTTGAACATCTTCTGGCCTTTGATCTATGCTTTCACCCCATATACGTTTGTTCTTCCTTTTGCGTGATTTCCTACTTTTTAAGCGGGTTTTAAGCTGTAAGTCTATGTTTTTTACCCCAAGCAATCCCTTATCTATATAGTTATATAGTATCTTTTCTTCAGCAAAATTAATAAATGCTTCTGCCTGTATTAACTTACATTTACGACCACAATTCTGGCGGTTCTTTTGATAAACTGCCTGTCCAGTCTCTGGGAAGTAAGCTTCATATGTTTCCAAGTACTGGACAGCTGTTCCCCGCTTTATTTCTCTGCTAATAGTGCTTGGCTCTCTACCAAGTTGTCTTGCAATATATCTAATACTTTTCTCCTTATTTAGCAAAGCACATATTATTCTACGTCTATATAAATTTAGATGTTTAAATTTGCGTGTACCTGTGTTACAATTAGAATTAGCCATAGCGAGCACCTCACTGTATTATTTTTTTTGGTTAAAAATATTATACATGATTTTCTCGCTATGGTTCTATATTTTTTGGTGTTGCATTTAATTATACAACGAACCTCCCTAATTATATTGTTTTTCTATTCATATAACCATTCCTAATTTAAAAATCAACAAGCATTTGAAATGTTAAATAATTAGAATAATAAATATTAATAGCGAAATTATACCAATAAACTTATAGTCTTTCAATCCTTTAATGTGTAGTGTGATTTAGATGACTTTAGTGACTTCCATTTTTATAAATAATGTTATCAAAACAGTCGTGCGCAAATTACCTTATTTTTACATTGTTTTATACCCTTTTCTTATCAATATTTACGCACGCCAGATTACCTATGTGTAAAAATATTACATTTTTACACATAACGGGCAATTTTTCCTAAAAATAGCCACTTTATACTTTTGTGTTCATTTTATTTTATCTCTATGTTATTTCCAAAAATACTATATATAGTTTGTTTTATCTATTTTCATACTAAATATAGTATGTTTTAGACAAAATAAAAGAGCCACATTTCTGTAGCTCTTCTGATTGACAATAAACTTATCTCTTTGAAAATTGAGGTGCACGTCTTGCTGCTTTAAGACCGTATTTCTTTCTTTCCTTCATTCTAGGATCACGTGTCAGATAACCAGCTTTCTTAAGCACTGGTCTCAATTCATTATCTGCCACTAGAAGGGCACGGGCAATACCATGTCGTATAGCTCCCGCCTGACCAGTAAATCCACCGCCACGTACGTTTGCTATAACATCAAACTTGCCTAGAGTCTCTGTAGCAACTAATGGTTGGCGAACCTGCACCTTCAAAGTTTCCAAACCAAAATAATCATCTATATCTCTACCGTTTACAACAATCTTGCCATCCCCTGGCACCAATCTTACCCTAGCAATCGCCTTTTTTCTTCTTCCGGTTCCATAATATTGTACTTTAGCCAATCCTATCTCCTCCTTTCGCAGCTTACAGCTCTAAAGTTTCTGGCATCTGAGCCTCATGTGGATGCTCAGGTCCTACATAAACACGTAACTTCTTTATCATATCCCTGCCTAATTTATTGTGAGGCAGCATACCCTTTACAGCTGTATATAACACAAAAGCAGGGTCCTTCTCCATCATCTCTCTATAAGATGCTTCTCTCAATCCACCAGGATATCCTGTGTGGCGATAATATATCTTTTGATCCATCTTATTACCGGTAACTCGAATTTTTTCTGCATTTATAATTATTACATGATCACCTGTATCAACGTGTGGGGTATATATAGGTTTATTTTTCCCTCTTAAAATGGCAGCAACTTGAGAAGCTAATCTTCCCAGGGTCTTACCAGTAGCATCTACTACATACCATTTGCGCTCTATTTCTTCTGGCTTTGCCATATAGGTTTTCATCGATTTCCCTCCTCATGTACACTCGTATCAATTCCATCTATGTTAAGATCCGGGGCTAGTGGATCTTTTTTAACACTAAACTTTATTTTAATACATGCCGCCTAGTGTGTCAATAGCAAATCACACTTTTATTCACGTCGATTCATTTAAAATTAAGCGTAACACTTAAAATTAAAGACCATATAACAAAACAGATAAATAAATTCTATATTAAATAAAATAATTGGAATACTTGTACAAAAAAATGCATATACATATAATAACAATATATATATTTATTACTCAAAACATCAATTTATTACAAATCTTATTTCCGCTCTAAAATCATAGTTAATAATTTATGCTCTATTGACCACTCTAATTTATCTCCCAATCTATCTAAACACAAATAAAAGGGAGGTGGATAAATTGGCTACTTACGAAGCCATTTTAAAACTTTTAACATCACTATTTAACTTACTTATCAGTATAGTAACATTTCTAACTGCAAAAGAAAAGATGAAGAGCTCATCTGAGAAAATGAGCTCTAGCAGCGAGAAAAAGGCTTAAATATATAGGGGAGCAGCATCTCCCCTATATAGTCTTCTTTTATATTATATCATTATAATATAAAAATATGCCTACTTTATATATAATATAGACATTCAAATAAAATCATTATACATATAGTGATTACTTTACATCAATTTAAACTCACACATCAATATATTGAGATGATCTTGCCATGTGGAACTTTTTACATAAATACATAACAGTTCCAGGAATTTTACATGTATGTAGATAACCATCTGCACTAATATAACTTGTCGTTTCAGGCCATAAACTGCCCTTTCTTTTCAAACCTATATTATATTTTTCTTTATGATCTGAATCATCATAAGAATTAGTATATGTATCAGCCTCACTAGTAATTGTAACCCCCTTATTACTTGCAAGTGTGTGTTTATAAGAACCTTGGACAGAAGCTATTATATCAAACGAGAAATCCCCCGAATATGCATTTACTATTGACACTACAAAAGTAAATACTAAAACAGCAACCCCTAAACTAAAAACATATTTAGATAATTTATAATCTTTCATCTAAAAAATCCCCTTCCTTATTAATATGCATGATAAATTTATACAGAAAAAATCCACATACTACCCCGGTTGTATTTAATATAACATCATCTATATCAGTAACTCTTGCCATATTTAGATTACAAATAGCTAATAGCCATTGTAAAAATTCAATACAAATTGAAGTAGATGCACCCAAAAGCAAACATGTGGGGAAATTACGGCACTTTTCCCATATAGCTGGTAAGAATAATCCAAATGGAATAAATAATATGATATTTCCAACTACATTTTTTATAAACAACTTAGCAGAGCGTATATTTGCATAATCACGGATAAAATTAAATGGTATGAAGTTTACATATGCCCTTCTCTTTATTTCATTACTAGTATCCTCAGTAATAACAATCGTAAGAGGGAAAATAGTAACTGAAATCACCGCAAATAAGTATATAAAAAACATACATCTAAGTAATTCCCTTTTGAAATTTATACATTTTCCCTTTTTCCTTATATTTAATACCCTTATACAAGATATAATCAAATATATAGATGTCATTAGTATAAAAGAGAAATAATCAAACATAAATAGTCCTCCTTATGTAATTTATTCCACTTCCTTTAATATAATATATTTTCTGCCAATCTGTCATTTCCCAAAATAACCACATTTTGTGTCGAATTTTATCTAATAAAGTAAATATATGGACCATTATTATAAATATATCCAACAAATACTATTATAATATTATAATATATAGGAATTTTTGTCAATATAGTAGGATTAAATACAAAAAATGAGCCTCCATACTTAAATAGGTATGAAAGCTCATCTATAACAAGTCTTCTTTTTTATAATAAACTTCTTCTAAGCATAATCCATGCGGAGGAGCCGTAGGTCCGGCCATATTCCTATCCTTTGAGTCTATAATACTATGAATATCATCAGGCCTTAGTTTGTGCCTGCCAACGTCTATAAGTGTTCCAACTATGATACGTACCATATTATACAAAAAGCCACTGCCTGTAACATGATAGTAGATATACGGCTCCCGCCATTCTATATAACTTTTATATATGGTGCGTATGGATGTCTTAACGCTCCCGCCTGTAGCCCTAAAAGCGCTAAAGTCATACGTACCAACAAAATGTTTAGCAGCCTCTTCCATAGCTGATACATCTAAACTTCCCCTTATATGATAATAGTATTGCCTACCTATAGCTATACCTTGTTGTGATGATATAATGCTATAGCTATAATGCTTACCTGCTGCATCATATCTTGCATGGAAGCTCTCTGGTACTTCCATTGATCCTTTTATCCTTATATCCGAAGGAAGCATTGCGTTTAATGCATATGAAAATCTCTCTGGGGGGATAGTGGAACTGGTTTTAAAGTTAACCACCTGGCCTCTGGCGTGCACTCCGCTATCCGTTCTACCAGAGGCTATAATATCGACCTCTTCTCCAGTCAAAGCATATATTCCATCTTCCATAATTTTTTGAATCGATGGAGCATTTTTTTGCCTCTGCCATCCCCCATAATTAGTACCATCATACTCGACTATAAGCTTTATATTCTTCATCCAAATTCCCGCCTATATCATAAAATGACTATCAAGCAAAATAATAACTGATAATGCAACACTTATGGCTATAGCTATATAATCCCTCTTCTCGGTCTTTAGGGTCTTCATCCTGGTTCTATTATCTCCTCCCCTATAGCACCTAGCCTCCATAGCCATAGCAAGTTCATCCGCCCTTCTGAATGCGCTTATAAATAGTGGGACCAAAAGGGGCACTAGGCTCTTTGCACGTTGCATAATATTACCACTCTCAAAATCAGCTCCCCTTGCCATCTGTGCCTTCATTATTTTATCCGTTTCTTCCAAAAGTGTAGGGATAAACCTAAGAGCTATGGTCATCATCATGGCAAGTTCATGGGCGGGAAAATGTATAACCTTTAATGGATCAAATATAAGCTCCAATCCATCTGTTAAATCCACTGGAGACGTAGTCAAAGTCAAAAGGGATGTTCCAGCAACTAAAAATACCAGCCTAAGTGCCATAAATATAGCCTGATTCAAACCTTCCTGAGTAACTTTAAGCCTCCATATAGTAAATAATACATTTTCACCTGGAGTAAAAAATATATTTATGATAAATGTAAGTATAATGATAAACATCAGTGGTCTTAAGCTTTTCAATATATATCTAAAAGGTATACCTGACATAATTATTACAAAAGCCAAATAGGCAAACGCCAATCCATAACCAATATATGTTTTTATGAAAAAGATAATTATAATGAACAAAAACGTAAGGGCTATCTTCACTCTAGGATCTAGCAGATGAATAGGTGAATTCCCGGGGAAATATTGCCCTATAGTAATATCTTTAAGCATCCCTATCTCCCCCTTATCCTATCTAATAATATCTCTTTTGCCTGCTCAATTGTATATACATCCTCAGGTACATCCATACCCCTTAAAGTAAGTTCTTTCATTAACTTGGTTATCTGTGGTATATCAAGGCCCATATCCTCAAGCTCTTTAGCATGGGAAAATACTTCCTTTGGAGTACTATCAAAAACCACTTTCCCACTATTCATAACAATTATGCGTTGTACCAATTTAGCTACATCTTCCATACTATGGGATACCAATACTATAGTAAGTCCATATTTTTCATGGAGCATCTTGACCTGACTTAATATCTCATGCTTACCCCTAGGATCGAGGCCTGCTGCTGGTTCATCAAGTATCAATACTTCCGGTTTCATAGCTAGCACTCCAGCTATAGCCACCCGCCTCCTTTGACCTCCACTTAGTTCAAATGGAGATCTCTCACCTACTTTTTTTTCATCCAATCCTACAAGTTCCATAGCTTCCCTTACCCTTGCATCTATTTCATCATCGGGCAATCCTAAATTTTTAGGTCCAAATGCTATATCCTTATATACTGTTTCCTCAAAAAGCTGATATTCAGGGTATTGAAATACTAAACCTACCTTCTGTCTTACTTTTTTTAGATCTCGACCCATAGAGGCTATATCTATCCCATCTATCCGTATAGTCCCTGAAGTAGGTTTTAAAAGGCCGTTTAAGTGTTGAATAAGAGTAGATTTTCCACACCCAGTATGTCCTATCAAGCCTATAAATTCTCCATCATTTATTTCCAGATTGATATCCGATATGGCAGTTGAGGCAAAAGGGCTACCTTCCATATAAATATGCGTTAAATGCTCTATTTGTATTGACATAATATATCTGCCAACTCCTCTATCTTTAAAATATTGCATGGGACTTTTAAGCCTTCCTTATTGAGTTCATATGCAAGTTCTGTAACTTGTGGCACATCAAGTCCTATCTCCTTTAACCTATCAACCTGTGAGAATATCTCCCTTGGAGTGCCCTGCATGAGTATCTTGCCATGATCCATCACCACTACCCTATCGGCATCTACCGCTTCCTCCATATAATGGGTTATATGAATAACTGTTATGCCTTCCTTTTCATTCAGTTCCTTTACGGTATCAAGTACCTCCCGCCTACCTGCAGGGTCAAGCATGGCAGTAGGTTCATCTAAAATAATTATCTCTGGTTTCATTGCCAATACTCCGGCTATGGCTACTCTCTGTTTCTGGCCGCCTGATAAAAAATGTGGACTGGTTTTAGAATATTTCTCCATACCGACGGCAAGTAATGCTTCATCCACCCTTTCTCTTATCTCTTTAGGTGGTATACCCAGGTTTTCAGGTCCAAATGCCACATCTTCTTCTACTACTGTCGCCACCAATTGATTATCTGGATTTTGAAATACCATACCTGCACTTTGGCGCACTTCCCACATATTAGATTCATCTTGGACATTTAGCCCTTTTACCCATATTTCACCCCGGCTGGGTTTTAAAATGGCATTTATATGCTTAGCAAGGGTAGACTTGCCAGAGCCATTATGCCCTATTATAACAACAAACTCACCCTGTTGTATATCCAAATTCACCCCATCTAGTGCGGCTATTTCTTGCTCCTCATAGTTTGTATATTCAAAATGTAAATCGCGGATTTTTACAATGGGCTCCATAACAATCTCCCCATTCTCTAATAAAATAACTCTCAATCCAATTTTATATTTATTGTTATTGGATTGGATGTTGGAGATATTGCTTTATATAAAAAATATGGATTAAGCTATTAACTTAATCCGTATTTTTTATATACATTTACACCAACTCTATAATAACCTCTTCTGCACCGTCGCCACGTCTAGGCCCAAGTTTTATTATGCGAGTATATCCACCGCCACATGATTGCTTTTCGTTCTTTTCTCTGTATTTAGGCCCATATTCGTTAAATAATTTTTCTATTAAAGGATATTCTATATCTTTCGTACGCTCTTTATAGTCGGATTTGCTCTCATCCTTCTTTTTAGGCTCTTTTACATCATATAGATAGGCCATCATTTTACGCCTTGCAGCTAACTTGGAAGGACTGTCATTTGTTACTTCTAAAGTAACAGTCTGACCTTTTTCGTTATTTACTTCTTTTGTTATCTTCTCTGTTTTATCATATTCATTAACTGCAAGGGTGATCATCTTTTCAGCCATCTTGCGTACTTCCTTAGCACGATGCTCAGTAGTCTTTATTTTTCCATGCCACAGAAGGGCAGTTGTCTGGTTGCGCAAAAGGGCATCCCGCTGATCAGTTGGTTTGCCTAGCTTTCTATATCCTGCCATATTATCCCTCCTTCTTATTCTTCATTGTTTTTCCGCAAGCTGAGACCTAAACCAGCTAACTTCTGCTGAACTTCTTCCAAAGATTTTTTACCAAGATTTCTAACTTTCATCATATCTTCTTCTGTTCTCTGAGTTAGCTCGTCAACAGTATTTATACCTGCTCTCTTTAGACAGTTGTATGAACGTACGGAAAGGTCCAGCTCCTCTATGGTCATTTCCAATACCTTTTCTTTTTTATCTTCTTCTTTTTCCACCATTATTTCTACATCATTTACATGCTCTGTTAGATCTATAAATAGCATCAAATGCTCATTTATAATCTTTGCAGCCAAACTCGTAGCCTCATCTGGTTTTATAGTACCATTGGTCCATACTTCCAAAGTTAGCTTATCATAGTCCGTTACCTGTCCTACACGGGTATCTTCTATATTAAAATTCACTCGCCTTATAGGCGTAAAGATAGAGTCTACTGGTATAATTCCAATAGGCTGACCTGGATTTTTATTCTTTTCCGATGGCACATAACCCCTGCCCTTTTGTACGCTTATTTCCATATATAGCTTTGCATCCTCATTGAGAGATGCTATATGGTGTTCAGGGTTTACTATCTCTACGTCAGCATCGGTTATTATATCACCTGCAGTAATCTCAGCTGGTCCTTGGGCATTTACAGTAATAACCTTAGGCTCCTCAGTATACATTTTAATGGCCAATTCCTTAAGATTCAATATTATCTCTACTACATCCTCCTTAACCCCTGGAATAGTAGAAAATTCATGAAGCACGCCATCTATTTTTACAGCTGTGACAGCTGCCCCAGGAAGTGAAGAGAGTAGTACTCGCCTTAAGGAATTACCTAAAGTAGTACCAAATCCCCTCTCTAAGGGCTCTACTACAAATTTACCATATGTGTCATCTGGACTTGTCTCCACTATCTCTATCTTAGGCTTTTCTATTTCAATCATTTGATAAACCCTCCTCATAAAACCTTTTTAATACAAACCTTATCGTGAGGGTAACTGATTCTATAAACTTATATCTATTACTTAGAATACAGCTCAACTATTAAGTGCTCTTCGATAGGCACATCTATATCTTCACGGGCAGGCAATGATGCTACTGTAGCTTCCAGTTTCTCATAATCAACCTGCAACCAGGCTGGTACTGTTTGTGCTCCTTGCTCTTTTAGATCTTTAAAGAAATCCATAGAACTAGCACTCTTCTCAGCAACAGCGACTACTTGACCTGGATCCACTAAATATGAAGGAATATTCACCCTTTTCCCATCAACAGTAATATGTCCATGCAATACAAATTGTCTAGCCTGTGCTCTGGAAGAAGCAAATCCTAGACGATATACTACGTTATCCAGCCTTCTCTCTAAAAGCTGTAATAGATTTTCACCTGTTACACCCTTCATCCGTTCTGCTATTTCAAAATAATTTCTAAATTGCTGTTCCATTACGCCATATATTCTTCTAGCCTTTTGCTTTTCACGAAGCTGCAGTGCATACTCTGAAGCCTTTCTCCTACTCTGTCCATGCTGTCCTGGGGCTGAAGGCCTCTTGGAAATGGCGCATTTGTCAGAATAGCAGCGATCGCCCTTCAGATATAGCTTGGTACCTTCGCGGCGGCATAGTCGGCATACCGAACCTGTATATCTTGCCATATATTACACCTCCAAACTTTATACTCTTCTTCTTTTAGGCGGACGGCACCCATTATGGGGTATGGGAGTTACATCCTTTATAA containing:
- the rpsI gene encoding 30S ribosomal protein S9, which produces MAKVQYYGTGRRKKAIARVRLVPGDGKIVVNGRDIDDYFGLETLKVQVRQPLVATETLGKFDVIANVRGGGFTGQAGAIRHGIARALLVADNELRPVLKKAGYLTRDPRMKERKKYGLKAARRAPQFSKR
- the rplM gene encoding 50S ribosomal protein L13 — translated: MKTYMAKPEEIERKWYVVDATGKTLGRLASQVAAILRGKNKPIYTPHVDTGDHVIIINAEKIRVTGNKMDQKIYYRHTGYPGGLREASYREMMEKDPAFVLYTAVKGMLPHNKLGRDMIKKLRVYVGPEHPHEAQMPETLEL
- a CDS encoding VanZ family protein, which translates into the protein MFDYFSFILMTSIYLIISCIRVLNIRKKGKCINFKRELLRCMFFIYLFAVISVTIFPLTIVITEDTSNEIKRRAYVNFIPFNFIRDYANIRSAKLFIKNVVGNIILFIPFGLFLPAIWEKCRNFPTCLLLGASTSICIEFLQWLLAICNLNMARVTDIDDVILNTTGVVCGFFLYKFIMHINKEGDFLDERL
- the truA gene encoding tRNA pseudouridine(38-40) synthase TruA — protein: MKNIKLIVEYDGTNYGGWQRQKNAPSIQKIMEDGIYALTGEEVDIIASGRTDSGVHARGQVVNFKTSSTIPPERFSYALNAMLPSDIRIKGSMEVPESFHARYDAAGKHYSYSIISSQQGIAIGRQYYYHIRGSLDVSAMEEAAKHFVGTYDFSAFRATGGSVKTSIRTIYKSYIEWREPYIYYHVTGSGFLYNMVRIIVGTLIDVGRHKLRPDDIHSIIDSKDRNMAGPTAPPHGLCLEEVYYKKEDLL
- a CDS encoding energy-coupling factor transporter transmembrane component T family protein is translated as MLKDITIGQYFPGNSPIHLLDPRVKIALTFLFIIIIFFIKTYIGYGLAFAYLAFVIIMSGIPFRYILKSLRPLMFIIILTFIINIFFTPGENVLFTIWRLKVTQEGLNQAIFMALRLVFLVAGTSLLTLTTSPVDLTDGLELIFDPLKVIHFPAHELAMMMTIALRFIPTLLEETDKIMKAQMARGADFESGNIMQRAKSLVPLLVPLFISAFRRADELAMAMEARCYRGGDNRTRMKTLKTEKRDYIAIAISVALSVIILLDSHFMI
- a CDS encoding energy-coupling factor transporter ATPase, translating into MSIQIEHLTHIYMEGSPFASTAISDINLEINDGEFIGLIGHTGCGKSTLIQHLNGLLKPTSGTIRIDGIDIASMGRDLKKVRQKVGLVFQYPEYQLFEETVYKDIAFGPKNLGLPDDEIDARVREAMELVGLDEKKVGERSPFELSGGQRRRVAIAGVLAMKPEVLILDEPAAGLDPRGKHEILSQVKMLHEKYGLTIVLVSHSMEDVAKLVQRIIVMNSGKVVFDSTPKEVFSHAKELEDMGLDIPQITKLMKELTLRGMDVPEDVYTIEQAKEILLDRIRGR
- a CDS encoding energy-coupling factor transporter ATPase gives rise to the protein MEPIVKIRDLHFEYTNYEEQEIAALDGVNLDIQQGEFVVIIGHNGSGKSTLAKHINAILKPSRGEIWVKGLNVQDESNMWEVRQSAGMVFQNPDNQLVATVVEEDVAFGPENLGIPPKEIRERVDEALLAVGMEKYSKTSPHFLSGGQKQRVAIAGVLAMKPEIIILDEPTAMLDPAGRREVLDTVKELNEKEGITVIHITHYMEEAVDADRVVVMDHGKILMQGTPREIFSQVDRLKEIGLDVPQVTELAYELNKEGLKVPCNILKIEELADILCQYK
- a CDS encoding bL17 family ribosomal protein, coding for MAGYRKLGKPTDQRDALLRNQTTALLWHGKIKTTEHRAKEVRKMAEKMITLAVNEYDKTEKITKEVNNEKGQTVTLEVTNDSPSKLAARRKMMAYLYDVKEPKKKDESKSDYKERTKDIEYPLIEKLFNEYGPKYREKNEKQSCGGGYTRIIKLGPRRGDGAEEVIIELV
- a CDS encoding DNA-directed RNA polymerase subunit alpha; the encoded protein is MIEIEKPKIEIVETSPDDTYGKFVVEPLERGFGTTLGNSLRRVLLSSLPGAAVTAVKIDGVLHEFSTIPGVKEDVVEIILNLKELAIKMYTEEPKVITVNAQGPAEITAGDIITDADVEIVNPEHHIASLNEDAKLYMEISVQKGRGYVPSEKNKNPGQPIGIIPVDSIFTPIRRVNFNIEDTRVGQVTDYDKLTLEVWTNGTIKPDEATSLAAKIINEHLMLFIDLTEHVNDVEIMVEKEEDKKEKVLEMTIEELDLSVRSYNCLKRAGINTVDELTQRTEEDMMKVRNLGKKSLEEVQQKLAGLGLSLRKNNEE
- the rpsD gene encoding 30S ribosomal protein S4 → MARYTGSVCRLCRREGTKLYLKGDRCYSDKCAISKRPSAPGQHGQSRRKASEYALQLREKQKARRIYGVMEQQFRNYFEIAERMKGVTGENLLQLLERRLDNVVYRLGFASSRAQARQFVLHGHITVDGKRVNIPSYLVDPGQVVAVAEKSASSMDFFKDLKEQGAQTVPAWLQVDYEKLEATVASLPAREDIDVPIEEHLIVELYSK